A single region of the Deefgea piscis genome encodes:
- the epsG gene encoding chain length determinant protein tyrosine kinase EpsG — protein sequence MNAIPDPIASEVIKGNIGQQLLVNGKINAQQAEKILRLQKETGGRFGEAAIKLGFVTENDIQDVLAQQFEYAYLVAGQSAVDQKLVAAYSPFDSRVEALRSLRSQILLRWVEGGNKSVALASYDGNNTCDILAANLAIVFSQLGEHTLLVDANLRNAVQHQLFAVENRKGLSDILVGRSGIEAVQRISEFRDLSILTAGTTAPNPQELLSRDVFSNIVAELAQAYDVVIYSTSALKDAADAQLVASRVKGTILVASRNKTPVKGLESAKSQLQSASATLLGCVLSQEE from the coding sequence ATGAATGCAATTCCTGATCCAATCGCCAGTGAAGTGATCAAAGGCAATATCGGCCAGCAATTATTAGTTAATGGCAAAATTAATGCGCAACAAGCTGAAAAGATTTTAAGACTACAGAAAGAAACTGGTGGCCGTTTTGGTGAAGCCGCCATCAAATTGGGATTTGTCACCGAAAATGACATCCAAGATGTATTGGCGCAGCAATTTGAATACGCCTACCTCGTCGCAGGGCAAAGTGCCGTCGACCAAAAGTTGGTCGCGGCTTATTCACCATTTGATTCGCGGGTTGAAGCATTACGTAGCTTACGCAGCCAAATTTTATTACGTTGGGTAGAAGGTGGAAATAAATCGGTGGCATTAGCCTCCTACGACGGCAATAACACCTGCGATATCTTGGCCGCCAATTTAGCGATTGTATTTTCGCAATTGGGTGAACACACTTTGTTGGTTGACGCTAATTTACGCAATGCCGTGCAACACCAACTTTTTGCGGTAGAAAACCGTAAAGGCCTAAGTGATATTTTAGTCGGCCGTAGTGGTATAGAGGCAGTACAGCGCATTAGTGAGTTTAGGGATTTATCAATCTTAACGGCTGGTACGACAGCGCCAAATCCACAAGAACTACTCTCAAGAGACGTATTCAGTAATATCGTTGCTGAGTTAGCACAAGCTTATGACGTAGTGATCTATAGCACTAGCGCATTAAAAGATGCCGCGGATGCGCAATTAGTTGCTTCACGTGTTAAAGGCACGATCTTGGTGGCCAGCCGTAATAAAACACCAGTGAAAGGGCTAGAATCCGCTAAATCACAATTGCAATCAGCAAGTGCGACTTTGCTCGGTTGTGTCTTATCACAGGAAGAGTGA
- the epsI gene encoding exosortase-associated protein EpsI, B-type — protein sequence MNNKLITHTILCFLMLFSALFTWYLTSKDSKIYFSAPEKLVVTIPTKIGEWTEEVQNTNVVINPELEASVNKLYSDVLSRTYVNNKGDRIMLVIAYGEDQREGNALHYPEVCYPAQGFVIDSSKDDSIFIANKDLRVRRVMTNHSQERFEPVTYWTTLSGEVVRGNVEKKTKEIINKWNGNVLDGYLIRVSTIDKNQKSAFAIQDSFIRELIKSLDKGMAVRLAGDL from the coding sequence ATGAACAATAAGCTCATTACTCATACAATCCTTTGCTTTTTAATGCTATTTTCTGCTTTGTTTACATGGTATCTGACATCTAAAGACTCAAAGATTTATTTTTCTGCACCAGAAAAATTGGTGGTGACAATACCAACAAAAATTGGGGAATGGACTGAAGAGGTACAAAATACGAATGTAGTTATCAACCCAGAATTAGAGGCTAGTGTTAATAAATTATATTCAGATGTTTTAAGTCGTACATATGTCAATAATAAAGGCGATCGAATTATGTTGGTGATTGCCTATGGTGAAGATCAACGCGAGGGGAATGCGTTACATTACCCTGAGGTTTGTTATCCGGCTCAAGGTTTTGTTATTGATTCAAGTAAAGATGATTCGATTTTTATTGCTAATAAAGACCTACGCGTACGCCGTGTAATGACGAATCATTCACAAGAAAGATTTGAACCTGTGACGTATTGGACCACATTATCAGGTGAGGTAGTCCGTGGCAATGTGGAAAAGAAAACCAAAGAAATAATAAATAAATGGAACGGTAATGTTCTTGATGGCTATTTGATTCGCGTTTCCACAATTGATAAAAATCAAAAATCGGCATTTGCAATTCAAGATTCATTTATTCGCGAATTAATAAAGTCACTAGATAAAGGTATGGCAGTGCGCCTTGCGGGTGATTTGTGA
- a CDS encoding lipopolysaccharide biosynthesis protein, whose translation MSLGERSKSAVHWALLGTLSKYFIQLIVQIILARFLGPQVYGLFALGMLVMLFSNFLADFGLAWGLVQKKEVTEEDIRFAMTWQFVLGTVVAGLLLIFSEYIALFFKEPQLTVIISWLSLACVFNALSAPSANLLRRDLDFKTLNLLQIASYVIGYVLIGLPMAFFGYGVWALVTAWLMQSFAGMVLQFIRKSHSLKPLFWYSDAKSMMNIGSTVFFTNIVNWFLNNIDRIVLGRLLNTHAVGLYTVSYNLAVMPNGLLLSALQPAFLSIGARLQDEKEKMRTAYLQIVAVIWVLILPCFVIFSAIANDLIHVMYGEKWVGAGVVLSILALAMPFYVMWGMSTPILWNTGKKHLESILQLPIVMIGLLLMIYFADFGIAAFAMVAAFILVLRALVIGYTACHLIGLGIGQLVPIWARGMLISLLVYISIYLVQQVMIAIMVISLVKLIVSVLVGFAILICMALLFPRLIGVSALNLLIRFSPGRLSNYLKAKVATLSSLGID comes from the coding sequence GTGAGTTTAGGAGAAAGATCAAAATCAGCTGTACATTGGGCACTATTGGGGACGTTATCAAAATATTTCATCCAACTAATAGTTCAAATTATTCTGGCGCGATTTTTAGGGCCTCAAGTCTATGGATTATTTGCGCTTGGTATGTTGGTCATGCTGTTCAGCAATTTTCTCGCTGATTTTGGCTTGGCATGGGGCTTAGTACAGAAAAAAGAAGTCACCGAAGAGGATATTCGTTTTGCCATGACATGGCAGTTTGTCCTTGGGACTGTTGTAGCTGGTTTGTTATTAATATTTTCTGAATATATTGCTTTATTTTTTAAAGAGCCGCAGCTCACGGTGATAATTTCTTGGCTTAGTTTGGCGTGCGTTTTTAATGCTTTGAGTGCGCCATCCGCTAATTTATTGCGTAGAGATTTGGATTTCAAAACACTCAATTTACTACAAATAGCGAGTTATGTGATTGGTTATGTGTTGATTGGTTTGCCTATGGCATTTTTTGGCTACGGTGTGTGGGCCTTAGTAACGGCTTGGCTTATGCAATCGTTTGCTGGCATGGTACTGCAGTTCATTCGGAAGTCACATTCACTTAAACCGCTATTTTGGTATTCCGATGCAAAATCCATGATGAACATCGGCTCGACAGTGTTTTTCACTAATATAGTCAATTGGTTCCTCAATAATATTGATCGAATTGTTCTAGGGCGCTTGCTCAATACGCATGCCGTAGGCTTGTATACGGTTTCGTATAATTTGGCGGTTATGCCCAATGGTTTATTGCTGAGTGCATTACAGCCAGCATTTTTATCGATCGGTGCGCGCTTGCAAGATGAAAAAGAAAAAATGCGCACTGCCTACTTACAAATTGTGGCGGTAATTTGGGTATTGATTTTACCTTGCTTTGTTATTTTTTCTGCGATTGCTAATGATTTAATTCATGTTATGTATGGAGAGAAATGGGTAGGCGCTGGCGTGGTTTTATCTATCCTCGCGTTGGCGATGCCTTTTTATGTTATGTGGGGTATGTCTACGCCTATTTTGTGGAACACGGGAAAGAAACATTTAGAATCTATTTTGCAATTACCCATTGTGATGATTGGCTTGCTGCTGATGATTTATTTTGCTGATTTTGGTATCGCTGCATTCGCTATGGTTGCCGCGTTTATTCTCGTCCTACGTGCGTTAGTGATTGGCTATACAGCGTGCCATTTGATCGGATTAGGCATTGGGCAACTTGTCCCTATATGGGCGCGTGGCATGTTGATTTCATTATTGGTTTATATTTCCATCTATTTAGTTCAGCAGGTAATGATCGCCATAATGGTGATCAGTTTAGTTAAGTTAATTGTTAGTGTACTGGTTGGCTTTGCAATTTTGATATGCATGGCGCTGCTTTTTCCTCGATTGATCGGCGTTTCTGCATTAAATTTATTAATCCGGTTTAGTCCAGGAAGACTAAGTAACTATTTAAAAGCCAAAGTGGCAACACTATCAAGTCTAGGGATTGATTAA
- a CDS encoding PEP-CTERM sorting domain-containing protein: MNSHASIIQHHAVIDSPSISVLSGEQQNGYAAIESLFTNNTMSAQDALSGSLVSFVDSPAFAGAPERRATPSDFSVLNDSAPTPPIPEPETYALMGIGLCALLMARRRRNQ; encoded by the coding sequence TTGAATTCGCACGCATCAATAATTCAGCACCATGCGGTTATTGACTCGCCGTCGATCTCAGTCCTATCGGGTGAACAGCAAAATGGTTATGCGGCGATTGAGTCGCTATTTACCAACAATACAATGTCGGCACAGGATGCTTTGTCGGGGAGTTTGGTTTCTTTTGTCGATTCACCCGCTTTTGCAGGTGCGCCCGAGCGAAGAGCAACACCTAGCGATTTTTCTGTACTGAACGACTCAGCCCCAACTCCACCGATTCCAGAGCCTGAAACCTATGCGCTAATGGGTATTGGGCTATGTGCTTTACTGATGGCACGCCGCAGACGTAATCAGTAA
- the xrtB gene encoding exosortase B, with protein MMEYENIAIKNGQFNLAVFFKQNILILIGFLALAIPTIITLSKGIWQNDDQAHGPIILAIVIWLFWQLKSQIAAIDAKSNPIIGFALVIIALLFYILGRSQEILIFEIGAFIPLVCGLLLISKGWRAISIAWFAIIFMLFLIPLPGSIVDALTGALKGQVSHIAEVLLYAAGYPVARSGVLITVGQYQLLVADACSGMHSMFSLLAVGSLYVYITNHSSKIRNTLLILAIIPIAFAANIIRVMTLILVTYHFGDAAGQGFIHDFAGMALFAIALIGMFALDMMLGLFLKDKKNEQ; from the coding sequence ATGATGGAATATGAAAATATTGCAATTAAAAATGGCCAATTTAATTTGGCCGTTTTTTTTAAACAGAATATTCTAATATTGATTGGATTTCTTGCGCTAGCAATTCCAACTATCATTACCCTAAGCAAAGGAATTTGGCAAAATGATGATCAAGCACACGGGCCAATTATTTTAGCGATTGTGATTTGGTTATTTTGGCAATTAAAAAGCCAAATTGCTGCAATTGATGCAAAATCAAATCCAATAATAGGTTTTGCGCTGGTTATTATCGCCTTATTGTTTTATATATTAGGCCGATCGCAAGAGATATTGATATTTGAAATTGGCGCTTTTATCCCCTTGGTTTGCGGTTTATTACTGATTAGCAAAGGCTGGCGAGCGATCTCAATAGCATGGTTTGCCATTATCTTTATGCTGTTTTTGATTCCGCTACCAGGATCAATTGTCGATGCATTAACTGGGGCATTAAAAGGCCAAGTCTCACACATTGCCGAAGTATTACTTTATGCTGCCGGCTACCCAGTGGCGCGCAGTGGCGTATTGATTACGGTTGGGCAATATCAATTATTGGTGGCCGATGCCTGCTCGGGCATGCATTCAATGTTTAGCCTATTAGCGGTGGGGTCTTTGTATGTTTACATCACCAATCACAGCAGCAAAATTCGCAATACACTATTGATCCTTGCAATTATTCCAATTGCTTTTGCTGCCAATATTATTCGTGTAATGACTTTGATTTTAGTGACTTATCATTTTGGTGATGCAGCAGGGCAGGGCTTTATTCATGATTTTGCTGGCATGGCTTTATTTGCGATTGCATTAATTGGAATGTTTGCGTTGGATATGATGCTGGGTTTGTTTCTAAAGGATAAGAAAAATGAACAATAA
- a CDS encoding SLBB domain-containing protein has protein sequence MVILRGEQRIEYELSKLTQLANPEKRHIQIMNGDTVYIPRAQQFYVYGEVNRPGAFRLEPKMTLMQAISLAGGFNPRASQRSMQIHRATAEGQIEKLSAKLSDFIREGDTVYVQESWF, from the coding sequence GTGGTGATCTTGCGTGGTGAGCAACGCATTGAGTATGAACTGAGCAAACTGACGCAATTAGCCAATCCTGAAAAACGCCACATTCAAATTATGAATGGCGATACGGTGTATATACCAAGAGCCCAGCAATTTTATGTGTATGGCGAGGTGAATCGCCCCGGCGCTTTTCGCTTAGAACCGAAAATGACCTTAATGCAAGCGATCTCACTCGCTGGTGGATTTAATCCACGTGCATCGCAGCGCAGCATGCAAATTCATCGTGCTACAGCAGAAGGACAAATAGAAAAACTTTCGGCAAAACTGTCCGACTTCATTCGTGAAGGCGATACCGTTTATGTGCAAGAAAGCTGGTTTTAA
- a CDS encoding polysaccharide biosynthesis/export family protein gives MIKKLGMLLCFSLLSLLTAISWAQPKGDYVLGSGDVVKIQVYDHPDLTTEVQLNNEGALAFPLIGVVKLEGLDYTQAEALIAKKLIEGNFIKKPNVNVLIVQYRSQRVAVLGEVNKPGRYALDSATNIIDLLAIAGG, from the coding sequence ATGATTAAAAAATTAGGCATGCTGCTGTGTTTTAGCTTGCTAAGTCTGCTAACTGCCATTTCTTGGGCCCAGCCGAAAGGTGACTATGTTTTGGGCTCAGGCGATGTGGTGAAAATCCAAGTTTATGACCACCCTGATTTGACCACCGAGGTTCAGCTCAATAATGAAGGGGCTTTGGCTTTTCCTTTAATTGGTGTGGTGAAACTCGAGGGTTTAGATTACACGCAAGCTGAGGCATTAATTGCTAAAAAATTAATTGAAGGTAATTTCATTAAAAAGCCAAATGTCAATGTTCTAATTGTGCAATACCGCAGCCAAAGGGTGGCGGTATTGGGTGAAGTGAATAAACCGGGCAGATATGCGCTCGATAGTGCCACTAATATCATTGATTTACTGGCTATCGCGGGGGGATAA
- a CDS encoding undecaprenyl-phosphate glucose phosphotransferase, which yields MHQDVPDKILLQPVNSVDQTLQPPSLLGDRFREFSNSSPVIGFFKLCLDPFIVVATLYALAIPFEVAIDGVEFVFGVLAFLLTAILLDGIFLFVPGYSRPLLGLGRFALEWGCVLLSLFLIGQVSGFSSYMYPPYYLTWAVVAPLVLILTHLLFRLFVLHPRQNNVRKVLIIGANKPGQILAKNIQQHTFLKMDFLGFFEDRDASRLDGINSEEILGDLSVFPKFLCENTVHQIYITLPMTSQPRVMDLLDYLKDSTASIYFIPDLFVFDLINARFDNVAGMPVVAICESPFLGLNGLVKRITDIVLSLLILLMIWPVLLIIAIAVKLTSAGPIFFKQKRYGEDGQSVLVYKFRSMTVMENGDQVIQAKKNDVRLTPIGGFIRRTSLDELPQFINVLQGKMSIVGPRPHANAHNEQYRKLIKGYMIRHKVKPGITGWAQVNGFRGETDTLEKMQGRILYDLEYLRNWSVWLDLKIIWRTATGMFRDKNAF from the coding sequence TTGCATCAAGATGTTCCGGATAAAATTCTTTTACAGCCAGTTAATAGTGTCGATCAAACTTTGCAGCCGCCAAGCTTGTTGGGGGACCGTTTTCGCGAATTTAGTAATTCGTCCCCAGTTATTGGTTTTTTTAAACTCTGCTTAGATCCATTTATAGTTGTAGCTACGCTGTATGCACTAGCCATTCCTTTTGAAGTTGCAATTGATGGTGTTGAGTTTGTATTTGGCGTTTTAGCTTTTTTGCTTACGGCAATTTTGCTAGATGGCATATTTTTATTTGTTCCTGGTTATTCTAGGCCATTGTTAGGCTTGGGGCGTTTTGCGCTTGAATGGGGGTGTGTATTATTAAGCTTATTTTTGATAGGGCAAGTATCAGGATTTAGCTCTTATATGTACCCACCTTATTATCTAACATGGGCAGTTGTAGCTCCTCTAGTTTTGATATTAACTCATTTGCTATTTAGACTATTTGTGCTGCATCCACGGCAAAATAATGTTAGAAAAGTATTGATTATTGGTGCGAATAAGCCAGGCCAAATTCTGGCAAAAAATATTCAACAGCATACTTTTCTAAAGATGGATTTTTTAGGATTTTTTGAAGATAGAGATGCTTCAAGGTTAGATGGAATTAATTCGGAAGAAATTCTTGGTGATCTGAGTGTATTTCCTAAATTTCTTTGTGAAAATACGGTACATCAAATTTATATTACATTACCAATGACGTCACAACCTCGGGTGATGGATTTGCTAGATTATTTAAAAGATAGTACGGCTTCGATTTATTTTATTCCGGATTTATTTGTTTTTGATTTGATTAATGCCAGATTTGATAATGTAGCCGGTATGCCGGTGGTTGCTATTTGTGAAAGTCCTTTTTTAGGGCTTAACGGTTTGGTGAAGAGGATTACAGACATCGTTCTGTCGTTGCTGATTTTGCTCATGATTTGGCCCGTTCTGCTGATCATCGCCATTGCTGTGAAATTGACCTCGGCTGGCCCTATCTTTTTTAAACAAAAGCGTTATGGTGAAGATGGGCAAAGTGTCTTGGTCTATAAGTTTCGCTCGATGACGGTGATGGAAAATGGCGATCAAGTGATTCAAGCCAAAAAGAACGACGTGCGACTTACACCAATTGGTGGCTTTATTCGTAGAACATCACTTGATGAATTGCCACAATTTATTAATGTATTACAAGGGAAAATGAGTATTGTTGGTCCACGGCCGCATGCGAATGCACATAACGAGCAATACAGAAAGTTAATTAAAGGTTACATGATTCGCCATAAGGTGAAGCCAGGTATTACTGGCTGGGCGCAAGTAAATGGTTTTCGTGGGGAAACTGATACTTTAGAAAAAATGCAAGGTCGAATTTTATACGATTTAGAGTATTTAAGAAATTGGTCGGTCTGGCTTGATTTAAAGATTATTTGGCGGACGGCAACGGGTATGTTCCGAGACAAAAATGCTTTTTGA
- a CDS encoding outer membrane beta-barrel protein has protein sequence MMKKNLLLLSVLAIGNTQAASDPEDTVKLFTNIAYVYDSNVFRLSDTQQNNSTRKHQQKGDSSFTVGVGGRVDLPVSRQKFYAMADFSQAHYLVFDELNNPAWNVGLGWDWVVGNQWNGNLSVSSSRQLSSFDDVRVAVVDTVKTNRANWNGNWRLLSNWALVANASYTEENHDVRKNQNANDRQFGGGLRYMSDRGFALTLLHNWSKYNYTEPLFFIPANLRGYSDQNTSLGLNWPVSDKFNANLTAGYSQWKSQFNGTKQTKPTANIDLMWAVTAKTTLSTGAGQKFDSFGSNIIGRDLERTAYLAANWAVTDKSKLGARYNYRQLETETSLGIVTQNSVYDTFRVSYDYQILRSMMVQSYVQFELRNEKINQFDYNDEQVGVSLKYNF, from the coding sequence ATGATGAAAAAGAATTTGTTGCTATTGAGTGTACTGGCCATCGGTAATACACAAGCTGCTTCTGATCCTGAAGATACGGTCAAATTATTTACAAATATTGCTTATGTTTATGACTCGAACGTGTTTCGCTTATCGGACACGCAACAAAATAACTCAACACGTAAACACCAGCAAAAAGGTGACTCAAGCTTTACCGTAGGCGTCGGGGGACGGGTTGATCTGCCTGTGAGCCGGCAAAAATTCTATGCAATGGCTGATTTTTCACAGGCGCATTACTTGGTTTTTGATGAGCTAAATAACCCCGCTTGGAATGTGGGCTTAGGCTGGGATTGGGTCGTGGGCAATCAATGGAATGGCAATCTATCTGTGTCATCTAGCCGTCAATTGTCCTCGTTTGACGACGTACGTGTCGCCGTCGTTGATACCGTCAAAACCAATCGAGCCAATTGGAATGGCAACTGGCGGCTATTGAGTAATTGGGCTTTAGTTGCGAACGCATCGTATACCGAAGAAAACCATGATGTAAGAAAGAATCAAAATGCGAATGATCGACAATTCGGCGGTGGCTTGCGGTATATGTCAGATCGAGGATTCGCCCTGACCTTGCTACATAACTGGTCTAAATATAATTATACAGAGCCTTTGTTTTTTATCCCTGCTAATTTGCGAGGCTATTCAGATCAAAATACGAGTTTGGGGTTGAATTGGCCGGTATCTGATAAATTTAATGCCAATTTAACCGCCGGTTATAGCCAATGGAAATCACAATTTAATGGCACTAAACAAACCAAGCCAACCGCAAATATTGATTTAATGTGGGCTGTAACAGCAAAAACAACGTTAAGCACAGGTGCCGGGCAAAAATTTGATTCATTTGGAAGCAATATTATTGGCCGAGATTTGGAACGAACGGCATATTTAGCTGCGAATTGGGCAGTTACAGATAAATCAAAATTGGGAGCTCGATATAACTATCGGCAGTTAGAAACAGAAACATCTCTTGGTATTGTGACGCAAAATTCTGTTTATGACACTTTTCGAGTGTCCTACGATTACCAAATATTACGCAGCATGATGGTTCAATCTTATGTTCAATTTGAATTAAGAAATGAAAAAATTAACCAGTTTGATTACAACGACGAGCAAGTTGGTGTGTCGTTAAAATATAATTTCTGA
- a CDS encoding EpsD family peptidyl-prolyl cis-trans isomerase yields MKKLSIVALALSTLFLLTACNDKDEKKSPSQVLAKVNDAEITVHQLNFVLGQMPQATAEQKQQVLDQLIDQELLVNKATELKLDREPNIVQAIEAAKRQILAQAAAERVIGKPAEPSKTAIDDFYAKNSGLFADRKNYEFVMFLLDKDKFNDEIIAQLDSAVTPMQVKAILDAAKIPFETNEGSRAAEQLPMQMLPKFVAMKQGDILSMNEGNKTMLLQLKNSQPAPVTPVEAEPLIKRYLSTNDAQENAKTKLKALRATAKIEYLQKFASAPVAAPATGALNASAVDESLKAGLKGLK; encoded by the coding sequence ATGAAAAAATTAAGCATAGTAGCACTTGCTCTTTCAACTTTATTTTTACTCACTGCATGTAATGATAAAGATGAAAAAAAATCACCTAGCCAAGTCCTCGCCAAAGTTAACGATGCTGAGATTACCGTACATCAGCTGAATTTTGTCTTGGGCCAAATGCCACAAGCGACAGCTGAGCAAAAACAGCAAGTATTAGATCAACTTATTGATCAAGAATTATTGGTAAATAAAGCAACCGAGTTAAAGCTCGACCGTGAACCAAATATTGTTCAAGCGATTGAAGCGGCTAAACGCCAAATTTTAGCGCAAGCTGCCGCAGAGCGTGTGATTGGTAAACCAGCGGAACCAAGCAAAACGGCAATTGATGATTTTTATGCAAAAAATTCAGGTTTATTTGCAGATAGAAAAAACTATGAATTTGTAATGTTTTTGTTGGATAAGGATAAATTCAATGATGAAATCATTGCTCAGCTAGATAGTGCTGTAACGCCGATGCAAGTCAAAGCCATCCTAGATGCCGCTAAGATTCCATTTGAAACCAATGAAGGCAGCCGCGCAGCAGAGCAATTACCAATGCAAATGCTACCTAAATTTGTCGCAATGAAGCAGGGCGATATTTTGTCGATGAATGAAGGTAACAAAACGATGCTTTTACAATTAAAGAATAGCCAACCTGCGCCTGTAACGCCGGTTGAGGCTGAGCCTTTAATTAAGCGTTATTTGAGCACTAATGACGCACAAGAAAACGCAAAAACCAAACTTAAAGCTTTACGAGCTACGGCAAAAATTGAGTACTTACAAAAATTTGCTTCAGCTCCTGTGGCGGCTCCTGCTACCGGTGCATTGAATGCCTCGGCAGTTGATGAAAGCCTTAAAGCTGGATTAAAAGGATTGAAATAA
- the epsF gene encoding chain length determinant protein EpsF, with product MTFEQLLNILRARKWIAISVFFVVILTTLLVSVLLPKQYTAEATLAIDVKAADPVSGQQIAGYMAPSYMATQVEMISSQNTALKVVDTLGFARLPEAQAQFQEATQGKGDIRNWFAESLLKGLDVKPSRESNIINLEYTATDPKFAAALANNFAQAYIRTTIDIKTAAAQQNNVFFQEQLKSLQSNLEKAQNKLSEYQQTHGIVGSDERLDVETQRLNELSSQVVGAQSQTYDAQSRARGGNIAPDVLNNPLIQQLKGQLAVQEAKYNQLSEKNGANHPHNQQAMAELNATRSQLNELMAQYAGGLNSAAGNSASRQASLNAALQTQKEKVLDLKSQRAAIDVLLRNVDSAQRSYDQALQRFSQTMLESRSDQSNISIIKSAPEPMKYSSPKTLLNLVLAMFVGGLLAIGFAMLAELADRRIRSKDDIEAMLGLTVLADLLPPKKKRRFGFKVGAPA from the coding sequence ATGACTTTTGAACAATTATTAAACATCCTGCGCGCTAGAAAATGGATCGCAATCTCGGTGTTCTTTGTCGTAATACTGACAACATTGCTTGTCAGTGTATTGCTCCCTAAGCAATACACCGCAGAAGCTACATTAGCAATAGATGTGAAAGCAGCAGATCCTGTGAGTGGGCAACAGATCGCTGGATATATGGCGCCTAGCTATATGGCGACCCAAGTTGAGATGATTTCTAGCCAGAATACGGCACTAAAAGTGGTGGATACTTTAGGTTTTGCCCGGTTGCCGGAGGCGCAAGCGCAGTTTCAAGAGGCAACACAAGGCAAGGGTGATATTCGCAATTGGTTCGCCGAATCATTGCTAAAAGGTTTGGACGTAAAGCCAAGCCGAGAAAGTAATATCATTAATTTGGAATACACCGCAACAGATCCAAAATTTGCTGCTGCATTGGCAAATAATTTTGCACAAGCGTATATCCGCACCACGATTGATATTAAAACCGCCGCCGCGCAGCAAAATAATGTGTTTTTCCAAGAGCAGCTTAAATCATTACAAAGTAATTTAGAAAAAGCTCAGAATAAACTTTCTGAATATCAGCAAACCCATGGCATTGTTGGTTCAGACGAGCGTTTAGATGTTGAAACTCAACGCCTTAATGAATTATCTAGCCAAGTGGTCGGCGCGCAATCGCAAACCTATGACGCACAATCACGTGCTCGTGGCGGAAATATTGCACCGGATGTATTAAACAATCCATTGATTCAGCAGTTGAAAGGCCAGCTCGCAGTGCAAGAGGCCAAATACAATCAACTGTCGGAAAAAAATGGTGCCAATCATCCCCATAACCAACAGGCAATGGCTGAGCTGAATGCAACGCGCAGCCAGTTGAATGAACTGATGGCGCAATACGCCGGTGGCCTCAATAGTGCAGCAGGCAATTCGGCATCACGCCAAGCCTCACTCAATGCCGCATTACAAACACAAAAAGAAAAAGTATTAGATTTAAAGTCACAGCGTGCAGCAATCGATGTGTTGCTGCGCAATGTGGATAGTGCTCAGCGCAGCTACGACCAAGCATTGCAACGCTTTAGCCAAACCATGCTAGAGAGTCGCTCTGATCAAAGTAATATTTCGATCATTAAATCAGCGCCTGAGCCGATGAAATATTCCAGTCCCAAAACGTTGCTGAACCTCGTTTTGGCGATGTTTGTTGGCGGATTATTGGCGATTGGATTTGCAATGTTGGCTGAATTAGCTGATCGGCGTATTCGGTCCAAAGATGATATTGAAGCCATGCTAGGGCTGACAGTCTTAGCTGATTTATTGCCTCCCAAAAAGAAACGCCGATTTGGCTTTAAAGTAGGAGCCCCAGCATGA